Proteins encoded by one window of Dermochelys coriacea isolate rDerCor1 chromosome 13, rDerCor1.pri.v4, whole genome shotgun sequence:
- the REM1 gene encoding GTP-binding protein REM 1 has product MTLNTQQGGKGPVRRRASTPVPLSHQSQPGVRGPRSNPIESHHHPLGSSSSFEPGDKAPAVPHSSWSSDSANSDSSWESLYRVMLLGDPGVGKTSLVNLFAGIQERDLPEQPGEDTYERTLSVDGEEMTLLVMDTWETERRPQDEENWFHNYCMQVGNAYVIVYSVTDRVSFESASELRIQLRRTRQAENIPIILVGNKTDLVRCREVSVEEGRACAVVFDCKFIETSATLQHNVTELFEGVVRQIRLRRDSKEANERRMSIYKRKESFTKKARRFLDRLVARNNKKVALKVRSKSCHDLSVL; this is encoded by the exons ATGACTCTGAACACGCAGCAAGGGGGCAAGGGCCCTGTGCGCAGACGGGCCAGCACCCCGGTCCCCCTCTCCCACCAGTCCCAGCCAGGGGTGCGTGGGCCGAGGTCTAACCCCATTGAGTCCCATCACCATCCgctgggctcctcctcctccttcgaGCCTGGAGACAAAGCTCCAGCCGTGCCACACAGCAGCTGGTCATCGGACTCGGCCAACTCCGACAGCTCCTGGGAATCCTTGTATCGGGTGatgctgctgggtgaccctggtgTGGGCAAGACCAGCTTGGTGAACCTCTTTGCCGGCATCCAAGAGCGGGACCTGCCAGAGCAGCCGGGAG AGGACACCTACGAACGCACCCTGTCGgtggatggggaggagatgacgctgctGGTGATGGACACCTGGGAAACAGAGAGGCGG ccccaggatgaggagaaCTGGTTCCACAATTACTGCATGCAGGTGGGGAATGCCTATGTCATTGTCTACTCCGTCACCGACAGGGTGAGTTTCGAGAGCGCCTCTGAGCTGAGAATCCAGCTGCGCCGGACCCGGCAAGCAGAGAACATCCCCATCATCCTGGTGGGGAACAAGACGGACCTGGTGCGGTGCCGGGAGGTCTCGGTGGAAG AGGGCCGGGCCTGCGCCGTGGTCTTCGATTGCAAGTTCATCGAGACGTCTGCCACCCTACAGCACAACGTGACGGAGCTCTTTGAGGGGGTGGTGCGCCAGATCCGCCTGCGCCGGGACAGCAAGGAGGCCAACGAGAGGCGCATGTCCATCTACAAGCGCAAGGAGAGCTTCACCAAGAAGGCCCGGCGCTTCCTGGACAGACTGGTCGCCAGGAACAACAAGAAGGTGGCTCTGAAAGTTCGCTCCAAGTCTTGCCATGACCTGTCCGTGCTCTGA